The Castanea sativa cultivar Marrone di Chiusa Pesio chromosome 11, ASM4071231v1 genome contains a region encoding:
- the LOC142617433 gene encoding serine carboxypeptidase-like 40 encodes MGSKTFCWVLFFFSVSCLLAQTHGSVGKEGKALGFLFKPKLKESLGVDTGPFEVSTVVDEADKVDNHVHPHEVGLKEKDRIVRLPGQPQVKFSQYGGYVTVNKLAGRALYYYFTEAENSKDLPLLLWLNGGPGCSSLAYGAMQELGPFRVRSDGKTLFTNKFAWNKAANVLFLESPAGVGFSYSNKTSDYNTSGDSRTAIDNYWFVINWLERFPEYKNREFYISGESYAGHYVPQLAHTILQHNKKANKTLINLKGIIIGNAAINDETDEKGRYDYLATHVIISDEANNKIQKYCDFSPNATKSSNQCHEGYNLASTSSDPIDIYNIYGPLCHNTNLTVLPKKASILDFDPCSDDYVYAYLNRPDVQEAMHANVTKLTHDWEPCSDIIEKWKDSPSTIIPLLREFMANGIRVWVFSGDTDGRVPVTSTKYSLNKMRLPIETAWYPWFINREVGGYTQKYKGDLTFATVRGAGHQVPSYQPLRALSLISHFLSGKPLPYSRSY; translated from the exons aTGGGAAGTAAAACCTTTTGTTGGGTTCTATTCTTTTTCAGTGTTTCATGCCTTTTGGCTCAAACTCATGGAAGCGTTGGTAAGGAAGGAAAGGCtctaggttttcttttcaagcCAAAGTTGAAGGAAAGTTTGGGTGTGGACACTGGTCCTTTCGAGGTAAGTACTGTTGTCGATGAAGCCGATAAGGTCGATAATCATGTTCATCCTCATGAAGTGGGTTTGAAGGAGAAAGATAGGATTGTGAGATTGCCTGGACAACCCCAAGTGAAATTCTCTCAATATGGTGGCTATGTTACAGTGAATAAATTAGCTGGTCGTgcactatattattattttactgaaGCTGAGAATTCTAAGGAtttgcctcttcttctttggcTCAATGGAG GCCCAGGTTGTTCATCTCTTGCTTATGGAGCAATGCAAGAGCTCGGACCATTTCGTGTACGCAGTGATGGCAAAACactttttacaaataaatttgcaTGGAATAAAG cTGCAAATGTTTTATTTCTTGAGTCTCCTGCTGGGGTAGGATTTTCATACTCCAATAAAACATCGGATTATAATACGAGTGGAGATAGTAGAACTGCTATAGACAATTATTGGTTTGTGATTAACTGGCTAGAAAGATTTCCAGAATACAAGAACAGAGAATTTTATATTTCTGGAGAAAGTTATGCTGGACATTATGTTCCTCAACTTGCTCATACCATTCTTCAACATAATAAAAAGGCTAACAAGACCCTTATCAACCTCAAAGGAATCATt ATTGGAAATGCAGCGATTAATGATGAAACTGACGAAAAGGGAAGGTATGATTACCTTGCCACCCACGTTATCATTTCCGACGAAGCtaacaacaaaatacaaaagtaTTGTGATTTCTCACCCAATGCAACCAAATCGTCTAATCAGTGCCATGAAGGCTATAATTTAGCCTCAACATCTAGTGACCCTATTGATATCTATAACATTTATGGTCCCTTGTGCCACAATACCAATCTCACAGTTCTTCCCAAGAAAGCCTct ATATTGGATTTCGATCCATGTAGTGATGACTACGTGTATGCTTATCTGAATCGGCCTGATGTTCAAGAAGCCATGCATGCCAATGTTACTAAACTCACACATGACTGGGAACCATGCAGTGATATCATTGAAAAATGGAAGGATAGCCCATCAACCATCATTCCCCTTTTGAGAGAATTCATGGCCAATGGCATTCGAGTGTGGGTTTTCAG CGGTGATACTGATGGAAGGGTTCCTGTTACTTCGACAAAGTACTCTTTAAATAAAATGAGGCTTCCTATAGAGACTGCATGGTATCCGTGGTTCATCAACAGAGAg GTTGGTGGGTATACACAAAAGTATAAGGGAGACCTAACATTTGCAACTGTAAGAGGGGCAGGGCATCAAGTGCCAAGCTACCAGCCATTGAGAGCACTTTCTTTGATCAGTCACTTCCTTAGTGGCAAACCTCTTCCTTATTCTAGGTCATACTAG